Part of the Prosthecobacter sp. genome, TTCGAGAAGGCGGTCACTGTGAGCGCGCTATACATCGACTACTTTGTTGAGATCCCGCAATTGACGGCTCAGGAGAAGCAGAGCTCAGCGAAGAACTGGACGGCCGCCAATGAAAGGCGCATTTATCTGGTGGACAAGAAACTGGCCAAAGTCATCAAGCCTGAAGAGGAGGCTGAACTGCGTGAGCTCGAACAATTGATGGATGAATATCTCAGCATGACTGCCCCCACCGGCTTCGGCCTGCTGGCGGAACTGCGGCAGACTGTCGAGGATACCAAGAGCCAAAGAAAGGGATAGGCCTATGCCCAAAACCGCGAAGCGTCCCCGGCCCAAGATCGGCAAGGCCGGTGCGAAGGCCAAAGCAAAACCGAAGTCCAAGACTCCGCATCCTTTCAGCTTTCCCGCGAAGCCTTACCGCCGGATCCACGGGCCCCAGGGCCACAGTGACTACGTTGCGTACAAGCCGTGGCTGCGGGATGAATTTGAGTTCCGCTGCGTGTACTGCCTGACGCGCGAACGATGGGGTCCGGAAGCCCACAACCGGTTCAGCATCGATCATGTGAAGCCCAAGAGCCTGCACCAGGACCTGACCTGTGACTACGACAACCTGATTTACGCCTGCATCCGATGCAACACGCTCAAGTCAACCATGCTGGGGCTGCCAGATCCCTGCAAGGTCAGCCTTGCCTCCCACTTGAAACTGAACCTGCGCTCAGGGCGTTTCCTGGCTCTAACAGGCCAAGGAGAACAACTGATCGAGTACCTTAGACTAAACGCGCAGGATCGAGTCGATGACCGTTGCTTCCATCTTCTCATCTTTCAAAGCATCGACCCGAGAATACGGAAGGCCCTGCCCTTGAAGTTTGGTTATCCACCGGACCTGCCGGACCTTTCCAAGCTCAGACCACCCCAGGGAAATTCACGTCCTGAAGGTGTCATGATGAGCCATTTCGCCCGTTACCACCGAAAGGAACTTCCGCTCTATTATTGAGGATTGTTCCCAGCCATTCGCACCTCCTCAAGAAGGCTAGGGCGTTAAGGTGTTCTTATCCGGGGGTTCTGCGGCACAGGGACCTTGGAAGGTGGCGGCGAGCTTGCGCAGCAGGAGAACTTTGAGCCAAGCGCCCAGATGCGACAGTGTGGTACCATGCATAAGATGCGCCCAGTAGTTGGCCGCCAATGAAATGAAAGCGATCTGAGAAAGGGTGCGCTGGCCCTTAACTTTTGAATCTTAGAAATTGCCATGGATGCGCCGTCAGGGCGGGCGGCGGTTCGAGAGCAGCGAGACTTACTACCTCACGCTGTTCCATGGACTGATTCATGCGACAGGGCACGAGTCACGGCTTAACCGCAAGACTCTTGTCGAGCACGATGAGTTCGGCGGGAAGGTGTATTCGCAGGAAGAACTCGTCGTCGAAATGGGCTCCACGTTCCTGGGTCTCGAAGCCGACATCGTACTGGCTCATCACGAGCAGGCCGCCGCCTACATCCAGAGCTGGCTCGATGTTCTCCGCGAACCGGATCACCAACGCTGGCTGGTGAAGGCAAGCAACTAGGCGCGAGAGTTGCGGACTTCGTCCTCGGCATCAAGCAGCCGGCGTTTACGAACCCTCCAAACTCATGACATCACAATCCTCGCAAAGAATTTCTTCGCGAGGATTTTTGTTTTGCGTGCGGAGGAGGAAACTCATGTGAGCTGAGCTTCAGCAACGACATGTGAACGGCGTCTGCGCGTTTCTTTCTTCCCTATGCCAAAACTTTTTTCGTCCGGCTGGAATGGCCGCAGAATCAGGCTTTTATCAACAGTTACCTAAGTTCGAGCACCCGTCCCGCCACCATAAGAATTGACGTCAGATTCCGAATTTGGAAAGATATGCGGTAATTTGGAGCGAAATTCGCGAACGAATTCAATCAACGGCTTCCCACCTTTCTCCTGCCCCATGAAATCAAGAGTCTTGCCCCGACAGACCTGGATGACGATCATTGCCCAGGATCCCTTTGTGCGCACCGGGCCGAAAGGCAAGGAGCGCATCCTCACCGTGAAGGTGCCAGTGGCCGCGGAGCAGCTGGGTGCCGGTCCGTGGGGACATCGGGTGCAGGTGGTGGACTACGACGCCACATCGAAAGTGCTCTACCATCCGCTGGAGTGCAAACAGGACGCGGAGGGAAACATCAAGGATGCGTTTGATGGCAAGACGGACGCAGAGATTCTGGCGAACCCTCAGGTCCACGCCCAGAATGTGTATGCCATCGTTATGCGTGTGCTGGCGCGCTTCGAAATGGCGTTGGGAAGGCGTGTGAGCTGGAGCTTCCGGCGCCACCAGTTGAAGGTTGCGCCCCATGCATTTGCGGAGGCCAACGCCTACTACTCGAAGGACGATGAGGGGCTATTCTTCGGCTATTTCACCGGGAGCAGCAACAAGCCGGTCTTCAGCTGCCTGTCGCATGATGTCGTGGCTCACGAGACCACTCACGCACTTTTGGATGGGCTGCGCGAGCGCTATACCGACCCTTCCTCGCCTGACCAGGCGGCCTTCCATGAAGGCTTTTCAGACGTGGTGGCCCTGCTTTCGGTGTTCTCCCTGCCGAAGATAGTGGACGTGATCCTTGAACTCAAAAGGTCTGGTCAGCGAACTCCGGGCTCAATAGGAAAGGTGGACAAAAAATCCCTGTCAGTGGAGGCCCTCAAGAAGTCGATGCTGGTAACGCTGGCGGAGGAAATGGGCTCCGAGCTGAGTGGCATCCGGGGAGAGGCGTTGCGGCGGTCGGCGGAGATCCCGCCATCGCCGGACCTTTACGACTCGGAGGAATACAGCGAGGCCCACCGGCGCGGCGAGCTGCTCGTTGCGGCGATGATGAACGCCTTCATCGGTATCTGGTCGACGCGGGTGGAGGGACTCTATGAGAACTCGGACGGGCAACTGGACACCTCACGCGTGGCCGAGGAAGGTCGTGAGGCGGCGGACCGCCTGCTGACCATGAGCATTCGCGCGCTGGACTACTGCCCGCCGGTCCACCTGGTCTTCGGCGACTACCTTAGCGCCCTGCTCACGGCAGACCACGAACTCCATCCGGACGATTCCAAATACTGCTTCCGCAAGCACCTGCTCGACAGCTTCGCATCCTACGGAATCAAGCCCCGGTCCAAGGGCACGGTGAAGGAACCGGGAATCTGGCGGACCGCGGATAGCGAAGCCGGGGTAGCGATCCGCTACGAGCGGACGCACTTTGAGCCCATGCAGCGTGACCCTGACGAAGTGTTCCACTTCATATGGGAAAACCGGGAGGCGCTCGGCCTCTATGAGGGAACCTTCACGCAGGTGCTGTCCGTGCGGCCCTGCCAGCGGATCAGCGAGGATGGTTTCTCGCTGCGTGAAACCGTCGCGGAATACATGCAGATCCTCACGGTAAAGGCATCAGAGCTCAAGGAGTTGGGCATCAGCAGGCTGCCGGATGCGGAATGGCTGCCGCGGAAGGAAGTCGTGGACGACGAGGGCAATGCCTCCGGTGACGTGGATGTGCGTCTCTTTGGTGGAGGCGTGCTGGTGTTCGACGAATTCGGACGGCTGAAGTTTCACATCCACAACCACCTCGACAACTGGAAGGAGCAGGGCCGGCGCCTCAAGCACCTCGCCGAGGCCGGTTACTACCTGCCCACCACGAACCGGTCGAGACTCTTCGCGAGGATGCACCTGAGCCGCGCGCTGGATGTGCCTTTGCAGAAGGTGGAGGGCTGGGTCACCGCGCCCGCCCACTGTTTTCATACTCCCGGATCCAAGCACAAGCATAACCATGACTAAGCCTGACAAACTCACCATCCGGACCTACCAGGTCGGTTTCGGAGACTGCTTCCTGCTCACCTTCCACTACCCGAAGTCGGGCACCAAGAAGGAGGCGAACAAGCATGTGCTGATCGACTTCGGCAGCACGGGCGCGCCTGCGGGCTCCCCCCCCAATCTGATGCGGCTAATCGCCGAGGACATCGCCACGACGACCGGAGGAAAGCTCACCGCCGTGGTCGCGACCCACCGCCACAAGGACCACATCAGTGGTTTCGCTACGGCGGCGAAAGCGAAGGGGCCCGGTGATGTCATTCGCAAGCTGAAGCCTGATGTGGTCATGCAGCCCTGGACAGAAGATCCGCGTGCCAAGAAGGATGCCGAAGAGGCCACGAAGGCACTCGCAAGCAACAAGCCGCTCACCGGCGCCAAGAAGCTCGCCGGCAATGTGAGTTTTGTCGGAGCGCTGTCCGCCATGCAGAGCTTCTCAGATACTTCGCTGCGTGAAATGAAAGGCCTGCGCCTGGGGCCGCGCTCGCGCTTGCGCAAGGAGCTGGCTTTCATCGGCGATGACAACTTAGCCAACTTGGCGGCTGTCGAGAATCTCATGACCATGGGCGGAAAAAAAGGGAAGCAGGAGTATCTTGCATTCGGCGACTCCACGAAGCTGCAGAAACTTCTGCCGGGCGTGAAGGTGCTGGTGATTGGTCCTCCCACGATCAAGCAGTCGGACACGATCAAGAAGCAGCGCTCCAAGGACCCGGATGAATTCTGGCATCTTATGGGCCTGTCCAGCCACAGTTTCCAGGGTGGCAGCGCGAGTCCCTTCGGAGACAGGCATGCGAACAATGGTGCCATGCCGCCGTGGGCCCGATGGCTGGTTCCCAAGATGCTGCGCAATCGCGCGAGCGGGCTGCTGGAACTGGTGCGCATCCTCGATGACGCGATGAACAATACCAGCCTCATTCTCCTGTTCGAGGTGGGTGGGAAGCGGTTCCTCTTCCCGGGCGATGCTCAGATCGAGAACTGGAACTACGTGCTTAAGGGCACGACGAAGAAGCACGAGGCCATCCGCAAGATGCTGGAGAAGGTGGATTTCTACAAGGTAGGGCACCACGGCAGCCTCAATGCTACGCCGAAAACCTTGTGGGGATTGTTCACCAAGAAGGGCAAGGCCGGCGCCGCCGGACGCCTGAAGACCGTGGTCTCCACCATGCCGGGCAAGCACGGCAGCACGACCGCAGGCACCGAAGTGCCTCGCCGGCCCCTCGTGGAGGCCTTGTCAAAGAACAGCGACTACTTCAGCACGACGCAACTCGAACGCGGCAAGAAAAAGGCCGACAAGATGAAGGTGTTGTCGAAGGACTTCGTCACTGCCGTGTGACGGACCCACCACTGATTAGAACCATGGATAATCCGCCGGGTATTCTCGCCGCTCGCCTCGGCGGTCGCATTCAGGAGACCGATCTCTGAGTGGACTATTTCCTCGTTTGATTCGCAACCAACTCCCTCATCCCACACCGATATGCCCGCTAACCTTGATCCTCTCGAAAAAGAATCCCAAATCGAAGAAACCACTGGCCTTTGCCTGTCCGGCGGAGGCTACCGCGCCACGATCTTCCATCTGGGCACACTTATCCGCCTTAATGAAACCGGCCATCTCCGTCAGCTTGCGCGAGTCTCCAGCGTCTCAGGCGGATCTATCACATCCGCAGTGCTTGGCCTCCATTGGAAGGATCTGAAGTGGGATTCCCAAGGGCGCGCTGAGAACCTTATCGAAAAGGTCGTTGATCCAGTCAGGGCGCTGGCCCGCACCACTATCGACGAGGGTGCCGTCATCGGGGGATTGTTCGATCCGTTTCACTCCGTCGGCGACAAGGTCGCCTCCGCCTACAACAAGGCGCTCTTTTCCGGTGCCACTCTCCAAGCTCTGCCGAATGACAGCAAGGGCGAAGGCCCGCGCTTTATCATCAATGCCACCAACATTCAGAGCGGTGTCCTGTGGCGCTTCTCGCGACCCTACATGGGTGACTACAAAGTGGGGCTGGTCAAAGATCCAACGGTGCCACTTGCCGTCGCCGTGGCTGCCTCATCCGCCTTTCCTCCCATCCTCTCGCCAGTTCGGCTCGACGCCAGTCACTTCACCTTTGAGCCCGGCACGGGCAGCTCGCTCCAGCGAACGCCATTCATCGAGAAAGTCATGCTCAGCGACGGCGGGGTCTATGACAACATGGGCATGGAAACAGTCTGGAAGCGTTGCCGCACGGTGCTGGTCAGCGATGCCGGCGCGGCGCTCCCGGCGGAGGAAGAGCCTGCCTCCGACTGGGCCCGCCATTCTATTCGTGTGCTCAACATTGTCGACAATCAGGTGCGCAGTCTGAGAAAGCGCGAACTCATCGCTGCGTTCAAGGCTGGCACGGAGCACAAGGGCGCATACTGGTCCATCCGGAATGTCCCCGCCGACTATCCAGCAGTCGCATCGGTGGCCGCCTTGGGCTTTGATCCCGCACGCGCAGCCGCCTTGGCTGCCACACCCACCCGGCTCAAGGCCATGGATGATTCATGGCAAGAAGGACTCATCAATCTTGGCTACGTCACCACTGCCGTGGCACTCGCCAGCCACAGTCCAGGCCCCCTAGCATCGGCTTCAGTCGCGTGGCCGTATGCCCGTGGAATCTGAGGCTGTAAGTACCCACAGCGTAGTTACGGAAGGATTGCTTTCTTCGCATCGGCGAGTTCCTCGTCGCGACGGTGATAGCCGCACTCGTTGATGAGTTTCTCGGCGGCAGCGAGATCGGCCTGCGGCGACTCCCACGGATACTGCGTTTCGCGAAAGAAAAGCCGGGCGCGGTGGAGGT contains:
- a CDS encoding zincin-like metallopeptidase domain-containing protein — protein: MRRQGGRRFESSETYYLTLFHGLIHATGHESRLNRKTLVEHDEFGGKVYSQEELVVEMGSTFLGLEADIVLAHHEQAAAYIQSWLDVLREPDHQRWLVKASN
- a CDS encoding HNH endonuclease signature motif containing protein, translated to MPKTAKRPRPKIGKAGAKAKAKPKSKTPHPFSFPAKPYRRIHGPQGHSDYVAYKPWLRDEFEFRCVYCLTRERWGPEAHNRFSIDHVKPKSLHQDLTCDYDNLIYACIRCNTLKSTMLGLPDPCKVSLASHLKLNLRSGRFLALTGQGEQLIEYLRLNAQDRVDDRCFHLLIFQSIDPRIRKALPLKFGYPPDLPDLSKLRPPQGNSRPEGVMMSHFARYHRKELPLYY
- a CDS encoding patatin-like phospholipase family protein yields the protein MPANLDPLEKESQIEETTGLCLSGGGYRATIFHLGTLIRLNETGHLRQLARVSSVSGGSITSAVLGLHWKDLKWDSQGRAENLIEKVVDPVRALARTTIDEGAVIGGLFDPFHSVGDKVASAYNKALFSGATLQALPNDSKGEGPRFIINATNIQSGVLWRFSRPYMGDYKVGLVKDPTVPLAVAVAASSAFPPILSPVRLDASHFTFEPGTGSSLQRTPFIEKVMLSDGGVYDNMGMETVWKRCRTVLVSDAGAALPAEEEPASDWARHSIRVLNIVDNQVRSLRKRELIAAFKAGTEHKGAYWSIRNVPADYPAVASVAALGFDPARAAALAATPTRLKAMDDSWQEGLINLGYVTTAVALASHSPGPLASASVAWPYARGI